In Archangium lipolyticum, a single window of DNA contains:
- a CDS encoding ATP-dependent nuclease has protein sequence MKAALASVTRIRDIPGAIAALGLTEKDKSWLARIQQRIDKTKWDSIVGWEVWEWLKPHMPKFAFFGEYELLPSKINLTDLANRVTQAQTWKAQNPDQPARNAPKVFESQHRGVLALLRMADISVEDFTRPSGYEPLKARLESVSIQLTDQILEFWKQNEDLEVEVDIKTDPSDVAPFNNGPNLYLRIKNRRHRGVSTPFRQRSRGFTWFFSFLVWFDSVQHQLEGNRELRGRDLILLLDEPGLNLHALAQADFLRYIDDLSTKHQVLYTTHSPFMVHTDRLHQVRVVEDRVKVGTVVSDTVSSSDPRTIFPLQAALGWTLAQNLFISERNLLVEGPSDLLYLKALSSILETMGRVGLREEITIVPAGGLDKVVTFIALLGASGLKLAILHDYKGRPEQKLEDLVKQKLISPKAVLDASQFRDLTSLGKSGRPSDTEDLLSPGLYLDYFSRTFEKQLGGKKVTETDLPPGDRILHRIESYLAGAGTPLRPSGGFNHYAVASKFVSDPPESVDPDTLARFEALFRAVNTLF, from the coding sequence GTGAAGGCTGCGTTGGCGTCTGTTACCAGGATCCGCGATATCCCAGGGGCCATTGCAGCGCTTGGGCTCACTGAGAAGGACAAGTCCTGGCTTGCCAGGATCCAGCAACGGATTGACAAGACCAAGTGGGACTCCATCGTCGGATGGGAAGTCTGGGAGTGGCTTAAGCCTCACATGCCGAAGTTTGCGTTCTTCGGGGAGTACGAGCTGCTCCCGAGCAAGATAAACCTCACGGATCTCGCCAATCGGGTTACCCAAGCCCAGACCTGGAAGGCACAGAACCCCGACCAGCCTGCGCGGAATGCACCGAAGGTTTTTGAGTCTCAGCACCGTGGCGTGTTGGCCCTACTCCGGATGGCGGACATCTCCGTGGAGGATTTCACGAGACCAAGTGGGTACGAGCCGCTCAAGGCCCGACTTGAGTCGGTGTCGATTCAGCTTACCGATCAAATTCTTGAGTTCTGGAAGCAGAACGAGGACCTTGAAGTCGAGGTAGACATCAAGACGGACCCTAGTGATGTGGCCCCCTTCAACAATGGGCCAAACCTGTATCTCCGGATCAAGAACCGACGCCACCGGGGCGTCAGTACGCCCTTCCGGCAGCGAAGCCGGGGCTTCACGTGGTTCTTCAGCTTTTTAGTATGGTTCGACAGCGTGCAGCATCAGCTTGAGGGGAATCGCGAGCTACGAGGACGTGACTTGATCCTGCTGCTCGATGAGCCAGGACTCAACCTCCACGCGCTCGCTCAGGCTGACTTCCTTCGGTACATCGACGACCTATCGACCAAGCACCAAGTCCTCTACACTACGCACTCGCCCTTCATGGTACACACCGACCGTCTTCATCAGGTTCGGGTGGTCGAGGATCGCGTGAAGGTCGGCACGGTCGTCTCAGATACTGTGAGCAGCTCTGATCCTCGAACAATTTTCCCGCTTCAGGCAGCGCTCGGATGGACCCTGGCCCAGAACTTGTTCATCTCGGAGCGAAACCTGCTCGTCGAAGGGCCTTCTGACCTCCTGTATCTCAAGGCACTGTCATCGATTTTGGAGACCATGGGTCGAGTTGGCCTCCGCGAGGAAATTACCATCGTTCCGGCAGGTGGACTCGACAAGGTGGTGACCTTCATCGCGCTTCTCGGTGCCAGTGGGCTCAAGTTGGCTATTCTTCATGATTACAAAGGCCGACCGGAGCAGAAGCTTGAAGACCTCGTGAAGCAGAAGTTGATCTCACCGAAGGCTGTCCTCGACGCATCTCAGTTCCGAGACCTCACAAGCTTGGGCAAGAGCGGGCGGCCCTCGGATACCGAGGATCTGCTGTCGCCTGGTCTCTATCTGGACTACTTCAGCAGGACCTTCGAGAAGCAACTCGGCGGTAAGAAGGTCACCGAGACGGACTTGCCGCCCGGAGACCGCATTCTTCATCGCATTGAGAGCTACCTCGCCGGTGCAGGCACACCTCTTCGTCCAAGTGGCGGATTCAACCACTATGCCGTTGCCTCTAAGTTCGTGAGCGACCCTCCTGAGAGCGTTGATCCTGACACGCTCGCCCGGTTCGAGGCGCTGTTCCGCGCTGTCAACACCTTGTTCTGA
- a CDS encoding DUF6010 family protein encodes MHDTPLHVMDSVGPAIGAVIFVLLMSLVREPARQRINAFLAAGATGVYLSGGFGPWELLFPVLALPVAYLGLRSYRFIGIAWLLHSCWDVAHHLWGNPIWPFMPTSSYGCLIFDALIASWFLAGAPSLLALTRGVPDPAR; translated from the coding sequence ATGCACGACACACCTCTGCACGTGATGGATTCCGTCGGCCCCGCCATCGGAGCCGTCATCTTCGTACTGCTCATGTCGCTGGTGCGAGAGCCCGCTCGCCAGCGCATCAACGCCTTCCTCGCCGCTGGCGCGACGGGCGTCTATCTGAGCGGCGGGTTCGGCCCCTGGGAGCTGCTCTTCCCCGTGCTCGCCCTTCCGGTGGCCTATCTCGGGCTGCGCTCGTACCGCTTCATCGGGATCGCCTGGCTCCTGCATTCCTGCTGGGATGTGGCGCACCACCTGTGGGGCAATCCGATCTGGCCCTTCATGCCGACGTCGTCGTACGGCTGCCTCATCTTCGACGCGCTCATCGCCAGCTGGTTCCTGGCGGGGGCTCCCTCCCTCCTTGCGCTGACACGCGGAGTCCCAGATCCTGCGCGATGA
- a CDS encoding ankyrin repeat domain-containing protein: MCQVLGLVLLGSGGLAHAQLPGGPIGTLPAPRLDADARHSDAAHCDPGGFLNIIRKERNETFPAVGECELVVARVVAVHDEGATNAVPSSVLLQVEEVLTGDITPGVVQAVWSEHLHLMCEVGEEERIARWKATSQRGPEVGARFLVAGGFNRSRRWFMTVPELRLPFTPERHRALLAQVKQEQREWTLQYKEAVAARRAEARAAVRDDELLAAVAEKDVVRVRSLLREGVRPAAHTGSTPALHVAARLGEVEVIRALLEAGALVGTKDPEGLLRTALGLAADEGKVEAVELLLAHGANPNLLAWPHTPVLLRPAMIGHCAVVKALLARGAQARQSDQHGNTPLTVAARSGHLACVVALLEAGADPNQANDFGWRPVDYALEHPAVLEQLLRAGANPHARDPEGVTPLKRARDKRLTGSVRLLEEAGATQ; encoded by the coding sequence TTGTGTCAGGTACTCGGGCTCGTGCTGCTGGGCTCGGGCGGGCTGGCGCACGCACAGCTTCCTGGCGGTCCCATTGGCACACTGCCGGCGCCTCGCTTGGACGCGGATGCGCGGCACTCGGATGCCGCGCACTGCGACCCGGGTGGCTTCCTGAACATCATCAGGAAGGAGAGGAACGAGACCTTCCCAGCGGTGGGCGAATGCGAGCTGGTGGTGGCGAGGGTCGTGGCGGTGCATGACGAGGGCGCGACGAACGCCGTGCCCTCCTCGGTGCTCCTCCAGGTGGAGGAGGTGCTCACGGGGGACATCACCCCCGGCGTCGTCCAGGCTGTATGGAGCGAACACCTGCACCTGATGTGCGAGGTGGGGGAAGAGGAACGAATCGCGCGCTGGAAGGCCACGAGCCAGCGGGGACCCGAGGTGGGAGCGCGCTTCCTCGTGGCTGGAGGCTTCAACCGCAGCCGGCGCTGGTTCATGACCGTGCCCGAGCTGCGCCTGCCCTTTACCCCCGAGCGTCATCGGGCGCTGCTCGCCCAGGTGAAGCAGGAACAACGGGAGTGGACACTTCAATACAAGGAAGCGGTCGCAGCCCGCCGGGCCGAAGCGCGGGCCGCCGTGCGCGATGACGAGTTGTTGGCGGCGGTGGCGGAGAAGGATGTCGTCCGTGTGCGCTCGCTGCTGCGAGAGGGGGTACGGCCCGCGGCTCACACCGGGTCAACTCCCGCGCTGCATGTGGCGGCGCGCCTGGGCGAGGTGGAAGTGATTCGGGCCCTGTTGGAAGCGGGTGCCCTGGTGGGGACGAAGGATCCCGAGGGGTTGTTGCGGACGGCGCTGGGTCTGGCCGCTGATGAGGGGAAGGTCGAGGCCGTCGAGTTGCTGCTCGCCCACGGTGCCAATCCCAATCTCCTCGCCTGGCCTCATACGCCCGTGCTGCTACGTCCCGCGATGATCGGGCACTGCGCCGTGGTGAAGGCGCTCCTGGCTCGCGGCGCCCAGGCACGCCAGTCGGACCAGCATGGCAACACTCCACTGACGGTGGCGGCGCGTAGTGGGCACCTCGCCTGTGTCGTCGCGCTGCTCGAGGCTGGCGCCGATCCCAACCAGGCCAATGACTTCGGATGGCGGCCGGTGGATTACGCCCTCGAGCACCCGGCGGTGCTCGAACAGCTGCTCCGGGCGGGCGCCAATCCCCATGCACGCGACCCGGAAGGTGTCACGCCGCTGAAGAGGGCGAGGGACAAGCGCCTCACCGGCAGCGTGCGGCTGCTCGAGGAGGCAGGGGCTACTCAATAG
- a CDS encoding PQQ-dependent sugar dehydrogenase — MRTSILLLLGLLALAPRAESATVLERGFTDNVFVPPGLSQLSGMAWATDGSNRLYVTRKPGEIHLVKDGVLQPTPFATVSPIQTHDACECGLVGIAIDPAFASNRYLYVFVTVSKSEQQIIRYTDVDGSGTDKTVILGGLPTRGANHNGGGLAFGPDGTLYFGVGDTGLGLGVDDDLMTLGSKIGRVNRDGTAPKDNPFFDGPEPNNDYIWARGFRNPFGLTFEPGTGRLWVNVAGDGYEQVFIPRAGDHAGWNNYENYQPEGFLTPAINYNTHGHDTRQLTPWGAERRSNVVTFTTSQPHGFHPGEKISVSGVGDRAFHGDFYIASVTRSTSFTVVQKGPDVRSDNGSVSSHYLGGSITGGAFYTGTAFPPAYRGNFFFADFVSGQIIRATIGADSTVTRVEPFATDVPEAVAVASGPDGALYYAEFSSGTIHRVTWSTPPLRLGLSRTRLSVDEGRTTSFSVHLEDAPTEPVTLMTTLSEGKDLGLSIVEGGWLTFTPANYATPQTITLRADSDENARHETVTVVVAGVGVEPRWVDVQVLDDDGVDLDLETTAMVMSENSRAVLYVSLASAPPEDVVVKATRWEGEGFDILAEGTLTFTPADYAVKQPLFIQGIPSPDTRDTTGVLLLQGTGVRPQRVTLTLLNSNTAPPLIVSEPVTTAVVGIPYRHEVKTLGSPPPTYSLSEEISGMSIDSETGVISWTPSAPGTYEIPVVATNALGNATQRFTLTVTVAPDPVDAGTADGGTGPDAGTGPDAGIGPDAGSDSGRPDGGCGCTSGLQAGNVLLWAMLLGAHLTMRRRR, encoded by the coding sequence ATGCGAACATCCATCCTCTTGCTCCTCGGCCTCCTGGCCCTGGCGCCCCGAGCCGAGTCAGCGACCGTGCTCGAACGCGGCTTCACCGACAACGTCTTCGTCCCCCCCGGCCTGAGCCAACTCTCGGGCATGGCCTGGGCCACGGATGGCTCCAACCGGCTCTACGTGACGCGCAAGCCGGGAGAGATCCATCTGGTGAAGGACGGCGTGCTCCAGCCCACGCCCTTCGCGACGGTGAGCCCCATCCAGACGCATGACGCCTGCGAGTGCGGCCTGGTCGGCATCGCCATCGATCCGGCCTTCGCCAGCAACCGGTACCTCTACGTCTTCGTCACCGTCTCCAAGAGCGAGCAGCAGATCATCCGGTACACCGACGTCGACGGGAGCGGCACTGACAAGACCGTCATTCTCGGAGGGTTGCCCACCCGGGGCGCCAATCATAATGGCGGAGGTCTCGCGTTCGGTCCCGATGGAACGCTCTATTTCGGCGTCGGCGATACGGGGCTCGGCCTGGGAGTCGACGACGACCTGATGACTCTCGGCTCCAAGATCGGGCGGGTCAACCGCGACGGCACCGCCCCCAAGGACAATCCGTTCTTCGACGGCCCTGAACCCAACAACGACTACATCTGGGCACGAGGCTTCCGCAATCCCTTTGGTCTCACCTTCGAGCCCGGCACCGGAAGGTTGTGGGTCAACGTCGCTGGAGACGGCTACGAGCAGGTCTTCATCCCGCGGGCCGGTGATCACGCGGGCTGGAACAACTACGAGAACTACCAGCCCGAGGGATTCCTCACTCCCGCCATCAACTACAACACCCATGGCCATGACACCCGCCAGCTCACCCCATGGGGCGCGGAGCGCCGGAGCAACGTCGTCACCTTCACGACCTCGCAGCCCCACGGCTTCCACCCGGGAGAGAAGATCTCCGTGTCCGGCGTAGGCGACAGGGCATTCCACGGAGACTTCTACATCGCCTCCGTCACCCGCTCCACGTCGTTCACCGTCGTCCAGAAGGGTCCGGATGTCAGGAGTGACAATGGCTCGGTCTCCTCCCATTACCTGGGAGGCTCCATCACGGGTGGAGCCTTCTACACGGGCACCGCATTCCCGCCGGCGTACCGCGGCAACTTCTTCTTCGCGGACTTCGTGTCCGGACAGATCATCCGCGCGACGATCGGAGCGGACAGTACCGTGACCCGCGTGGAGCCCTTCGCCACCGATGTCCCGGAAGCGGTGGCCGTGGCCTCGGGGCCCGATGGGGCGCTCTACTACGCGGAGTTCTCCAGCGGCACCATCCACCGGGTGACCTGGTCGACCCCGCCCCTGCGTCTAGGTCTCTCCAGGACGCGACTCTCCGTTGACGAGGGGCGGACCACGTCCTTCTCCGTCCACCTGGAAGATGCGCCCACCGAGCCCGTCACCCTCATGACCACCCTCTCGGAGGGCAAGGACCTGGGCCTGTCCATCGTCGAGGGAGGGTGGCTGACATTCACGCCGGCCAACTACGCTACGCCCCAGACCATCACCCTGCGAGCGGACTCGGATGAGAATGCGCGACACGAAACCGTCACGGTGGTCGTCGCGGGCGTCGGCGTGGAGCCTCGGTGGGTGGACGTCCAGGTCCTCGATGACGACGGAGTCGACCTGGACCTCGAGACCACGGCCATGGTCATGTCCGAAAACTCACGGGCCGTGCTGTACGTGTCGCTCGCCAGCGCGCCCCCGGAAGACGTCGTGGTCAAGGCCACCCGTTGGGAGGGAGAGGGTTTCGACATCCTCGCTGAAGGCACCTTGACGTTCACACCGGCCGACTACGCCGTGAAGCAGCCCCTGTTCATCCAGGGCATTCCCTCTCCGGATACGAGGGATACCACCGGGGTGCTCCTGCTCCAGGGAACCGGAGTGCGCCCCCAGAGGGTCACGCTCACGCTCCTGAACAGCAATACAGCCCCTCCCCTCATCGTGTCCGAGCCCGTGACGACCGCCGTCGTCGGAATACCCTATCGCCATGAGGTGAAGACACTCGGCAGTCCTCCGCCGACCTACTCCCTGAGCGAGGAGATCTCCGGAATGAGCATCGACTCGGAGACCGGGGTCATCTCCTGGACTCCGAGCGCCCCCGGCACCTATGAGATCCCCGTGGTCGCCACCAACGCTCTGGGCAATGCCACCCAGAGATTCACTCTCACCGTGACCGTGGCTCCAGACCCCGTCGATGCCGGCACCGCGGATGGCGGTACCGGACCGGACGCGGGCACCGGACCGGATGCGGGCATCGGACCGGACGCGGGCTCGGACTCGGGAAGACCAGACGGAGGGTGCGGGTGCACCTCGGGCCTTCAGGCCGGCAATGTCCTGCTGTGGGCGATGCTGCTGGGAGCACACCTCACCATGAGACGGCGCCGGTAG
- a CDS encoding apiosidase-like domain-containing protein: MRRKLMTLLCLSVLTACGPETPSPVEPTPEAAPQAPETRTTTLATTLPKLRVSSNGRFLETVNGAPFFYMGDTAWQLVTYVNRTDTLKYLDSRATLGFNVVQTVVVASMHGMGPNMHGDAPFQNSNFATPLVTTGSDPANSTQYDFWDHLDFIVNEAEARGIYIALLPAWGQYVKAGGLNTSNAQTYGRFLGARYASKPIIWVLGGDFPATGYEAVYHELAKGIAIGVSGTEDYSKVLMTYHPAGRQKSSTWFHTAPWLDFNMQQNGHCDYTTMYVDIGQDYARTNPVKPTLDGEPAYEQISLCLNNSLPHVSDYHVRRYAWLSVFAGAFGHTYGHNSVWQMYAPGRTPQFNAVTYWYDALNHPGATQMRYLRRLIESRPFLSRIPDQGVLAHDGGDWSVRVQATRDANGTYAFVYSSGGQPFTVNMSRITGGTVRATWYNPRTGGTQVLGNFPNTGTRQFTPSSSGSGNDWVLLLDDATKNYPLPDGGTTPPPAEAYTTQAASATPSTVAPGQAVNVSVSIRAAAAVSGRHVKLTVRNAANSSVYDLNFVNQSFGQGETRAYQLTTPTTLATGTYCVTSGVASADWVTWHYWDGCATSFTVSTEPTPTVGFTLVSATTSPATVSRGGTVRLSSTFQASAAVSGVNVKVDVRNGTGATTVVDNPTGNQSFSQGQSRTYSLDYTVPSTLSPGTYCLATGVATGSWSSWYVWNSCAAKFTVQ, translated from the coding sequence GTGCGTAGAAAGCTGATGACCCTGCTGTGCCTCTCGGTCCTGACGGCCTGCGGGCCCGAGACCCCCTCCCCCGTCGAGCCCACGCCGGAAGCAGCCCCCCAGGCGCCGGAGACGCGCACCACCACCCTGGCGACGACGCTGCCGAAGCTGCGCGTGAGCAGCAACGGCCGCTTCCTCGAGACGGTGAACGGCGCCCCGTTCTTCTACATGGGTGACACCGCCTGGCAGCTCGTCACCTACGTCAACCGCACCGACACGCTGAAGTACCTCGACAGCCGCGCGACCCTCGGCTTCAACGTCGTGCAGACGGTCGTCGTGGCGTCCATGCACGGCATGGGTCCCAACATGCATGGGGACGCGCCGTTCCAGAACAGCAACTTCGCCACCCCCCTCGTCACCACGGGCAGCGACCCGGCCAACAGCACCCAGTACGACTTCTGGGACCACCTCGACTTCATCGTCAACGAGGCCGAGGCACGCGGCATCTACATCGCGCTGCTGCCCGCGTGGGGCCAGTACGTGAAGGCCGGCGGTCTCAACACGTCCAATGCCCAGACCTACGGCCGGTTCCTCGGCGCCCGGTATGCGAGCAAGCCCATCATCTGGGTGCTCGGCGGCGACTTCCCCGCCACCGGGTACGAGGCCGTCTACCACGAGCTGGCCAAGGGCATCGCCATCGGCGTGTCCGGCACCGAGGACTACAGCAAGGTCCTGATGACCTACCACCCCGCGGGCCGGCAGAAGTCCTCCACGTGGTTCCACACCGCCCCGTGGCTGGACTTCAACATGCAGCAGAACGGCCACTGCGACTACACGACCATGTACGTGGACATCGGCCAGGACTACGCCCGCACCAACCCGGTGAAGCCCACCCTGGACGGCGAGCCCGCGTACGAGCAGATCTCCCTCTGCCTCAACAACTCCCTGCCCCACGTCTCCGACTACCACGTCCGGCGGTACGCCTGGCTGAGCGTGTTCGCCGGTGCGTTCGGCCATACCTACGGGCACAACTCGGTGTGGCAGATGTACGCCCCGGGCCGCACGCCGCAGTTCAACGCGGTGACCTACTGGTACGACGCCCTCAACCACCCGGGCGCGACGCAGATGCGGTACCTCCGCCGCCTCATCGAGTCGCGGCCGTTCCTGTCGCGCATCCCCGACCAGGGCGTGCTCGCCCATGACGGCGGCGACTGGTCGGTCCGCGTCCAGGCCACGCGCGACGCCAACGGCACCTATGCCTTCGTCTACAGCTCGGGCGGGCAGCCCTTCACGGTGAACATGAGCCGCATCACCGGCGGCACGGTGCGCGCCACCTGGTACAACCCGCGCACCGGCGGCACGCAGGTCCTTGGCAACTTCCCGAACACGGGCACCCGGCAGTTCACGCCGAGCAGCAGCGGCTCGGGCAATGACTGGGTGCTGCTCCTGGACGACGCCACGAAGAACTACCCGCTGCCGGACGGCGGCACGACGCCCCCGCCCGCCGAGGCGTATACGACGCAGGCCGCCTCGGCCACGCCCAGCACCGTGGCTCCGGGGCAGGCGGTCAACGTGTCCGTGTCCATCCGCGCCGCCGCCGCGGTGTCCGGCCGCCACGTGAAGCTCACGGTGCGCAACGCCGCGAATTCCTCCGTGTACGACCTCAACTTCGTGAACCAGTCCTTCGGGCAGGGGGAGACGCGGGCGTATCAGCTCACCACGCCCACGACCCTGGCCACCGGCACGTACTGCGTGACATCGGGCGTCGCGAGCGCCGACTGGGTCACCTGGCACTACTGGGACGGCTGCGCGACCTCGTTCACGGTGTCCACCGAGCCCACGCCGACCGTGGGCTTCACGCTGGTGTCCGCGACGACGTCGCCCGCGACGGTGAGCCGCGGCGGCACGGTGCGGCTGTCCAGCACCTTCCAGGCGAGCGCGGCCGTCAGCGGCGTGAACGTGAAGGTCGACGTGCGCAACGGCACGGGCGCGACCACCGTCGTCGACAACCCGACCGGGAACCAGAGCTTCTCGCAGGGGCAGAGCCGGACGTACTCGCTCGACTACACCGTCCCCTCGACGCTGAGCCCGGGCACCTACTGCCTGGCGACCGGCGTGGCCACGGGAAGCTGGAGCAGCTGGTACGTGTGGAATAGCTGCGCGGCGAAGTTCACGGTCCAGTAA
- a CDS encoding formylglycine-generating enzyme family protein has protein sequence MLIDIPGGRFRMGLEVEQEERLRRRSGGLSPFPFHTEKPAHEVTVRPFRIWRTPVTNAKYAAFVEAGGYQHDAYWTALLEEQELDGASVRRSFVDGTGRPGPLTWRDGRPPEGKEQHPVSGVSWFEAQAFCAYMKLRLPTEDEWEFAARGTDGRLYPWGNDFDSSRCTHEGLPAPDTVPVESMPEGKSPFGVLHMSGNVAEWVEDRYQPHPGSGPHPGRTGALDRVVRGDFYRGNADSLRATVRTPHSPEERFAGLGFRCASDFTLTGMRNY, from the coding sequence GTGCTGATCGACATTCCCGGGGGCCGCTTCCGGATGGGCCTCGAAGTTGAGCAGGAGGAGCGGCTTCGTCGGCGCTCCGGTGGCCTCAGTCCCTTCCCGTTCCACACGGAGAAACCGGCACACGAGGTCACCGTCCGGCCGTTCCGCATCTGGCGGACGCCCGTGACGAACGCGAAGTACGCCGCGTTCGTCGAGGCGGGCGGCTATCAACACGACGCTTACTGGACGGCCCTGCTGGAGGAGCAGGAGCTGGACGGGGCCTCGGTGCGGCGGAGCTTCGTGGATGGCACGGGCCGTCCGGGGCCGCTGACGTGGCGGGACGGGCGGCCTCCAGAGGGCAAGGAGCAGCACCCCGTCAGTGGTGTGAGCTGGTTCGAGGCCCAGGCCTTCTGCGCCTACATGAAGCTGCGGCTGCCCACGGAGGATGAGTGGGAGTTCGCCGCGCGCGGCACGGACGGCCGGCTCTACCCGTGGGGCAATGACTTCGATTCCTCGCGCTGCACGCACGAGGGGCTGCCGGCGCCCGACACGGTGCCGGTGGAGTCGATGCCCGAGGGCAAGAGCCCCTTCGGCGTGCTGCACATGAGCGGCAACGTGGCCGAGTGGGTGGAGGATCGCTACCAGCCCCATCCCGGCTCGGGGCCGCACCCTGGGCGCACCGGGGCACTGGACCGGGTGGTGCGGGGTGACTTCTACCGGGGCAACGCGGATTCGCTGCGCGCCACCGTGCGCACCCCGCACAGTCCGGAGGAGCGTTTCGCCGGGCTGGGCTTCCGCTGCGCCAGTGACTTCACCCTCACGGGCATGAGGAACTACTGA
- a CDS encoding class I SAM-dependent methyltransferase, with translation MLDTLWSQYRAGGLDAAASVAGPSPEELLYLALLAFADERHAEAATFAARAAQAAPEDPLFPAAAAYLARVAREGKRNVYVSAEGFGAFIRGGGNVPLYRETSRALAAHYPGEPFELLDVGPGDGLALLPALTPAVRKVTLVEPAAPLLERTSRELAARGVSHESFSGRLQEFIARPGGEARRWAVAQATFSLHSLPTAERLAPLAWLRAHCDTLLVAEFDAPLMDEPLTPDIIRHVLGRYREGLSEYSGAGFETVAQGFLMPVLFGYVDRGATRTTFEQPMTAWEAQLREAGFARVDRQLLYPYWWAPAWLLVAHAR, from the coding sequence ATGCTGGACACACTCTGGAGCCAGTACCGCGCTGGGGGCCTCGATGCGGCCGCCAGCGTTGCCGGGCCCTCGCCGGAGGAGCTCCTCTATCTAGCGCTGCTCGCCTTCGCGGATGAGCGCCACGCAGAGGCCGCCACTTTCGCCGCCCGCGCCGCACAGGCCGCTCCGGAGGATCCGCTCTTCCCCGCGGCCGCGGCCTACCTCGCGCGGGTGGCCCGGGAGGGCAAGCGCAATGTCTACGTCTCGGCGGAAGGCTTTGGCGCCTTCATCCGCGGCGGCGGCAACGTCCCCCTCTACCGGGAGACGAGCCGGGCGTTGGCCGCGCATTACCCGGGTGAGCCATTCGAGCTCCTCGATGTTGGCCCCGGCGATGGACTGGCGCTGCTACCCGCACTGACGCCAGCGGTGCGGAAGGTGACCCTGGTGGAGCCGGCGGCACCGCTGCTCGAACGTACTTCCAGGGAGCTCGCCGCACGCGGTGTGAGCCATGAGTCCTTCTCCGGGCGCTTGCAGGAGTTCATCGCCAGGCCCGGCGGGGAGGCGCGGCGCTGGGCCGTGGCGCAGGCCACCTTCAGCCTCCACTCCCTTCCAACGGCCGAGCGGCTGGCGCCGTTGGCCTGGCTGCGCGCCCACTGCGACACGCTGTTGGTGGCCGAGTTCGACGCGCCTCTCATGGACGAGCCGCTCACGCCGGACATCATCCGGCATGTGCTCGGCCGCTACCGCGAGGGACTGTCCGAGTACTCAGGCGCTGGTTTCGAGACGGTCGCCCAGGGTTTCCTGATGCCGGTGCTCTTCGGGTACGTGGACCGAGGAGCCACGCGCACCACCTTCGAGCAACCGATGACCGCCTGGGAGGCCCAGTTGCGAGAGGCGGGCTTCGCGCGTGTGGACCGCCAGCTGCTCTACCCCTACTGGTGGGCTCCGGCCTGGCTGCTCGTGGCACACGCGCGGTGA